A stretch of Ipomoea triloba cultivar NCNSP0323 chromosome 13, ASM357664v1 DNA encodes these proteins:
- the LOC116001494 gene encoding uncharacterized protein LOC116001494: CLYIWAQVEVDAPEWQEHQHLREKVKNMIMEAQHTTLQKLDLINKIQRLGVCYQFQKEIEATLQHIFEAYDEFNVEEDKNDLYLVSLRFRLLRQGGYPISSKVFEKFTNSEGKFKESLINNVHAMLSLYEASHLRVHGEKILEEALTFTTSHLQSMLPNLSSLLRTEVSEALRQPFHKRIRRLEAKRYISIYEVDETHDPMLLKLAKLDFNMLQKEHKRELGIFTRWWKDLDVTNNFPFARDRLVEGYFWTVGIYFEPQYSLARKFFLKVIAMSSIIDDIYDVYGTPNELQLFSDAIERWDATAVNRLPEYMKICYMALLDVYAEMEKELAETGELYRIDYAKTEMKILVRTYLKEDKWFRDRYAPKFEEYMKLATETCGVRLLVATSLVGMQEDFVTKEAFDWVSKEALIVQAGSVICRLMDDMAGHEFEQQRGHIASSVECYMKQYKKSKEDTYKELQERIINAWKDINQEYFKPLFPMPILARALNFSRIMDTLYIDGDSYTHSKTKMKDYITSMFVDPRGLDLLLFFISHLPFIPTKGMAGNSNLPLSILTSDQTQLHDVNRRCAGFHPSIWGDYFLSYSSQPEVDVDAPEWQEHQHLREKLKNMIMEAKHSTSQKLDLINKIQRLGVCYQFQKEIEVTLQHIFEAFDKFNVEENDNNLYTVSLGFQLLRQEGYPISSNVFEKFTNSEGKFKESLINNVQAILSLYEASHLRVHGEKILEEALTFTTSHLQSMLPNLSSLLRTEVSEALKQPFYKRIRRLEAKRYISIYELDETHDPMLLKLAKLDFNMLQKEQQRELGIFTRWWKDLDVKNNFPFARDRFVEGYFWTVGIYFEPQYSLARKYFLKVILMSSIIDDICDAYGTPNELQLFSDAIERWDATAVNKLPEYMKIFYMALLDVYVEMEKDLAETGELYRVDYAKTEVKNLVRAYLKEDKWFRDQYVPKFEEYMKLANETCGVRLLVTTSLVGMEEDFVTKEAFDWISKDTLIIQAASVICRLMDDMAGHEFEQQRGQIASSVEWYMNQYKKSKEDTYKELQELVINAWKDLNQECFKPLFPMPILTRALNFSRMMDSLYVGGDSYTHSKTKMKEYITSLFVDPVP, translated from the exons TGCTTGTATATATGGGCGCAAGTGGAAGTGGATGCACCGGAATGGCAAGAGCATCAACATCTAAGGGAAAAGGTGAAGAACATGATTATGGAAGCCCAACACACTACATTGCAAAAGCTGGACTTGATTAACAAGATTCAACGTTTAGGAGTGTGTTATCAATTTCAAAAGGAGATTGAAGCTACATTGCAGCACATATTTGAGGCCTACGACGAATTCAATGTGGAGGAAGATAAGAATGATCTTTACCTTGTCTCACTGAGATTTCGATTGCTTAGACAAGGAGGATATCCAATATCAAGTA AGGTGTTTGAAAAATTCACGAACAGTGAAGGCAAGTTCAAGGAGTCATTGATCAACAATGTGCATGCAATGTTGAGCTTGTACGAGGCGTCACATCTCAGAGTGCATGGCGAGAAGATTTTGGAAGAAGCACTGACATTTACCACTTCTCATCTACAATCCATGCTGCCAAACTTGAGTAGTCTTCTTAGAACAGAAGTCAGTGAAGCACTAAGGCAGCCATTTCACAAAAGAATAAGGAGATTAGAAGCAAAAAGATACATAtcaatttatgaagttgatgaAACACATGATCCTATGTTGTTGAAGTTAGCCAAACTGGACTTCAACATGTTGCAGAAGGAACACAAAAGGGAGCTAGGCATTTTCACAAG GTGGTGGAAAGACTTAGACGTTACAAATAATTTTCCGTTTGCAAGAGATAGATTGGTGGAAGGATACTTTTGGACGGTAGGAATATACTTTGAACCACAATATTCTCTAGCAAGGAAATTTTTCCTTAAAGTCATTGCTATGTCTTCAATTattgatgatatatatgatgtttATGGGACCCCTAATGAGCTCCAACTCTTCTCAGATGCAATTGAAAG ATGGGATGCAACTGCGGTAAATAGATTACCAgaatatatgaaaatttgttACATGGCTCTTCTTGATGTGTATGCTGAAATGGAGAAAGAGTTAGCAGAGACAGGTGAATTGTATCGTATCGACTATGCCAAAACAGAG ATGAAAATTTTGGTGAGAACATATCTGAAAGAAGACAAATGGTTTCGTGATCGATATGCTCCAAAGTTTGAGGAGTATATGAAGCTTGCAACTGAAACTTGCGGTGTAAGGTTGCTAGTAGCAACTTCTCTAGTGGGCATGCAAGAAGATTTTGTAACAAAAGAGGCTTTTGATTGGGTGAGTAAGGAGGCATTAATAGTTCAAGCTGGGTCAGTTATTTGCAGATTAATGGATGATATGGCTGGACATGag TTTGAGCAACAAAGAGGCCACATAGCATCATCTGTGGAATGCTACATGAAACAATATAagaaatcaaaagaagataCCTATAAGGAGTTGCAAGAACGAATCATCAATGCATGGAAAGACATTAATCAAGAATATTTTAAACCTCTTTTTCCCATGCCTATACTCGCTAGAGCCCTCAACTTCTCTAGAATAATGGATACGCTATATATTGATGGAGATTCATACACACATTCCAAAACCAAGATGAAAGACTACATTACCTCCATGTTTGTTGATCCA cgTGGtcttgatttattattatttttcatttcccATCTCCCTTTTATACCCACAAAAGGAATGGCTGGAAATAGTAATTTACCATTATCAATTCTTACATCGGACCAAACACAGTTGCATGATGTAAATCGTCGTTGTGCCGGTTTTCATCCAAGTATTTGGGGTGACTATTTCCTTTCTTATTCTTCTCAACCCGAG GTGGATGTGGATGCACCGGAATGGCAAGAACATCAACATCTAAGGGAAAAGTTGAAGAACATGATTATGGAAGCCAAACACTCTACATCCCAAAAATTGGACTTGATTAACAAGATTCAACGCTTAGGAGTGTGTTATCAATTTCAAAAGGAGATTGAAGTTACCTTGCAACACATATTTGAGGCCTTCGACAAATTCAatgtggaggaaaatgataacAACCTTTACACGGTCTCTTTGGGCTTCCAATTACTTAGACAAGAAGGATATCCAATATCAAGTA ATGTGTTTGAAAAGTTCACGAACAGTGAAGGCAAGTTTAAGGAGTCATTGATCAACAATGTGCAGGCAATATTGAGTTTGTACGAGGCGTCACATCTTAGAGTGCATGGTGAGAAGATTTTGGAAGAAGCACTGACTTTTACTACTTCTCATCTACAATCCATGCTGCCAAACTTGAGTAGTCTTCTTAGAACAGAAGTCAGTGAAGCACTAAAGCAGCCATTTTACAAAAGAATAAGGAGATTAGAAGCAAAAAGATACATATCAATTTATGAACTTGATGAAACACATGATCCTATGTTGTTGAAGTTAGCCAAACTGGACTTCAACATGTTGCAGAAGGAACAACAAAGGGAGCTAGGTATTTTCACAAG ATGGTGGAAAGACTTAGacgttaaaaataattttccgTTTGCAAGAGATAGATTTGTGGAAGGATACTTTTGGACGGTAGGAATATACTTTGAACCACAATATTCTCTAGCAAGGAAATATTTCCTTAAAGTCATCCTTATGTCTTCAATTATTGATGACATATGTGATGCCTATGGAACCCCTAACGAGCTCCAACTCTTCTCAGATGCAATTGAAAG ATGGGATGCTACTGCTGTAAATAAATTACCagaatatatgaaaattttctaCATGGCTCTTCTTGATGTGTATGTTGAAATGGAGAAAGATTTAGCAGAGACAGGTGAATTGTACCGTGTCGACTATGCCAAAACAGAG GTGAAAAATTTAGTGAGAGCATATCTAAAAGAAGACAAATGGTTTCGTGATCAATATGTTCCAAAGTTTGAGGAGTATATGAAGCTTGCAAATGAAACGTGCGGTGTAAGGTTGCTTGTAACAACTTCTCTAGTGGGCATGGAAGAAGATTTTGTAACAAAAGAGGCTTTTGATTGGATAAGTAAGGACACATTAATAATTCAAGCTGCATCGGTTATTTGCAGATTAATGGATGACATGGCTGGACATGag TTTGAGCAACAAAGAGGCCAAATAGCTTCATCTGTGGAATGGTACATGAATCAATATAAGAAATCGAAAGAAGATACCTATAAGGAGTTGCAAGAACTTGTCATCAATGCATGGAAAGACCTTAATCAAGAATGTTTTAAACCTCTTTTTCCCATGCCTATACTCACTAGAGCCCTCAACTTCTCTAGAATGATGGATTCACTATATGTTGGTGGAGATTCATACACACATTCCAAAACCAAGATGAAAGAGTACATTACCTCCTTGTTTGTTGATCCAGTCccataa
- the LOC116000824 gene encoding uncharacterized protein LOC116000824 isoform X2, whose protein sequence is MPQEAIHQNYCLHPVQVITLLQLSPKPHRFIYPITRCPNNIRHHSSSRWAGQDRRSGPSIAKCSFSSRPKPTKWFTPGV, encoded by the exons ATGCCGCAAGAG GCAATCCATCAAAACTATTGCCTCCACCCCGTACAAGTCATAACTCTCCTTCAGCTCTCACCCAAACCCCACCGA TTCATATATCCGATTACTAGGTGTCCTAATAATATTCGTCATCACAGCAGCTCGAG GTGGGCCGGGCAAGATCGCCGTTCAGGGCCATCCATCGCCAAGTGCTCATTCAGCAGTCGGCCAAAACCCACCAAGTGGTTCACGCCAgg TGTGTAG
- the LOC116000824 gene encoding uncharacterized protein LOC116000824 isoform X1: MQFCHFCVTLILIWLIVLNFPNTNAARGNPSKLLPPPRTSHNSPSALTQTPPSVLIIFVITAARGGPGKIAVQGHPSPSAHSAVGQNPPSGSRQVCSTKIYGSCMAEKTKPVACSAYNRDCGRN; the protein is encoded by the exons ATGCAGTTTTGTCACTTTTGTGTAACGCTGATTTTGATATGGCTTATAGTTCTAAATTTCCCCAACACAAATGCCGCAAGAG GCAATCCATCAAAACTATTGCCTCCACCCCGTACAAGTCATAACTCTCCTTCAGCTCTCACCCAAACCCCACCGA GTGTCCTAATAATATTCGTCATCACAGCAGCTCGAG GTGGGCCGGGCAAGATCGCCGTTCAGGGCCATCCATCGCCAAGTGCTCATTCAGCAGTCGGCCAAAACCCACCAAGTGGTTCACGCCAgg TGTGTAGTACAAAAATTTATGGAAGCTGTATGGCCGAGAAAACAAAGCCAGTAGCTTGCTCAGCCTATAATAGAGATTGTGGCAGAAATTAG
- the LOC116000824 gene encoding uncharacterized protein LOC116000824 isoform X3: MPQEAIHQNYCLHPVQVITLLQLSPKPHRQLEVGRARSPFRAIHRQVLIQQSAKTHQVVHARCVVQKFMEAVWPRKQSQ; encoded by the exons ATGCCGCAAGAG GCAATCCATCAAAACTATTGCCTCCACCCCGTACAAGTCATAACTCTCCTTCAGCTCTCACCCAAACCCCACCGA CAGCTCGAG GTGGGCCGGGCAAGATCGCCGTTCAGGGCCATCCATCGCCAAGTGCTCATTCAGCAGTCGGCCAAAACCCACCAAGTGGTTCACGCCAgg TGTGTAGTACAAAAATTTATGGAAGCTGTATGGCCGAGAAAACAAAGCCAGTAG